The following DNA comes from Candidatus Stoquefichus sp. SB1.
TAGTCAAATAAGTTAGGTAAAGTTTTTGATTTCAGTGGTAAATTAGCTCCACGTTCACAACGATTCCCACTAATAAATTCTCTACCATCATTAAAAGCAGTAATTGTTAACATACAATTATTTGTACATTTTCCACAATTTTTCATTGTATTTTCATAAGTTAATTGTTCTAATTCAGATAAAGTTAAAATCGTTGACCCTTTACCATCATCTTTTTCCATGGCTAATCTTGCCATTCCATATGCACCCATCAAACCTGCTATATCAGGACGAACAACTTCAATATCAGCTTCTTTTTCAAAAGCTCTCAATACAGCTTCATTATAAAAAGTTCCCCCTTGAACAACAACATTCTTGCCAATCTGATCTTTATTTCTTAACTTAATAACCTTATATAAAGCATTCTTAATAACAGAATAAGATAATCCAGCTGAAATATCAGCTAATGTTGCACCTTCTTTTTGAGCCTGTTTGACTTTTGAATTCATAAACACAGTACAACGGCTTCCTAAATCTAGTGGATGCTTAGATGTTAAAGCCAATTCAGCAAATTCATCAATTTGATAACCTAAAGAATGAGCAAATGTTTCTAAGAACGACCCACATCCTGATGAACAAGCTTCATTTAATGTAATATCCTGAATCACATTATCTTTAATTGTAATAGCCTTCATATCCTGCCCACCAATGTCCAAGATAAAATCTACATCAGGCTGAAAATGCTTTGCAGCTGTATAATGGGCAATCGTTTCAACTTCTCCAATATCAACCTTTAAAGCAGCTTGTATTAATGCTTCACCATAACCAGTAACTCCTGCTTTTTTTATCTGACAGCCATCAGGTATTAAAGCATAAACTTCTTTCATGATGCGAATAATTAAATCCAACGGATTTCCTTCATTAGAATTATAGAAAGAATAAAGAATAGAACCTTCATTATCTATTAATATCACTTTTGATGTTGTTGAACCAACATCAATTCCTAAATAAATATCTCCCTGGTATTTTTTTATATTTCTTTTCTTTGTCATAGCTTGAAGATGGCGTTCTCTAAAACCTCTTAATTCATCACTATTATGGAACAATGGTTCTAAAGTATGAGCAGCTTCATTTCCTTGACTTTTTAATGCTCTTAAATTTTCTATTAATTCAGATAATAAGATATCTTTTTCTACTTCTTTCGCATTTAAACATGCTCCCATAGCAACAAACAATTGAGAATTATCTGGGAAAATCACTTCATCCTCAGTTAAGTTTAATGTTTCAATAAAACGTTGACGTAACTGATCTAAGAAATATAAAGGTCCCCCTAGAAAAGCAACCTTACCTTTAATTGGCTTTCCACAAGCCAATCCACTAATCGTTTGATTCACAACGGCCTGAAAAATAGAAGCAGCAATATCTTCTTTTTTGGCACCTTCATTAATAAGCGGTTGAATATCGGTTTTAGCAAATACACCACAACGTGAAGCAATTGGATAAATACGTTGATAATTTTTAGCCAGTTCATTTAATCCAGAAGCATCAGTTTGTAATAGCGTTGCCATCTGATCAATAAATGCCCCTGTTCCTCCAGCACATGTTCCATTCATACGTTGTTCTAATGAACCCTCAAAGTATGTAATCTTAGCATCTTCACCACCAAGTTCAATGGCTACATCTGTTTGAGGTATATAGGTTTCTATTGTTTTTGTACAAGCGATAACCTCTTGAACAAATTTTACATTTAATGATTCAGAAATTGATAATCCTCCTGAACCCGTAATAACAGGATGAATTCTCATCTGGGGATATTGTTTTTCTATTTCTTCTAATAATGTTAAAATTGTATTTCTGACATCAGAGTTATGTCTTACATAACGTGAAAACAAACAGATATCATCCTGATCTGTCAGATATGCTTTTACTGTAGTAGAACCGACATCTATTCCTAAATAATATTGACTCATAACTTTCTCCTTCAACCAAATAATCCAACCATCCACCATTTTATTACAAATTACTCCACAAATATTAACCGAATATCACAATTATTTCAATCATTGTGATTAAAAATCATTCATCACTGACACTCTTTAACAATTTGTGATATTCTCTGCAAAATCCTTATATACTCTTTTGCATCCTTTTCACCAAGTTCTGATAAAACATAACTCATCCTTATAATAATTGCATTTCGACGATTCTCACCAAATTTTCGACCTTTATCTGTTATATAAACTTGAATCTTTCTTTTATCTAAAGGATCCATAGTTCTTTCAATATAACCTTTTTTAGATAAACTATTTAAAACAGCTGCAACTCTAGATGTATTAACATCAAACCTTTGACTTATTTCATAAGCATTAGCCCCATTATTTTCATCTATCAAATAAAGTAAGACACCAATTTCTCCTTTAGCAATTTCAGAAATATTATTATAAATAATATTTCCAACCTGTTCATTTCCAATAACACATTCAATCATTTGTTTTGCATAATTTTGATAATCCATACTAATTACCTCACACTATGAGCATTTTATACAACTTATTCTCTTTTGTCAATCAAATTATTATTTTGTCGAATTTTTAAAAAGCGTTAATAAGAATTGATGAAAAATAATGAACTTGATACAATAGAAGAAAGAAGGAAGTGAAATAACATGTATCAAACAATAAAAGAACTTTCCCAACAATATTATTTAGATACAATTGAAACCAGAAGAGATTTGCATAAATATGCAGAAAGAGGATGGTTAGAAACTAGAACAGCCTGTATCATTGCAACTAAATTAGAAGAATTAGGTTATCAAGTTTTTGTAGGTGAAGATATTATGGATAAAAATGCACGAATGGGTCTACCACCTGAAACAGTTCTCCATCTGAATTATCGTCGTGCACAAAAAGAAGGTGCTAACCCTCAATATTTAGAAAAAGTCAAGATGGGAATGACAGCCGTTGCTGGTGTATTAAAAAATGGTGAAGGTCCTACTATTGCTTTGAGATTTGATATTGATGCTTTAGGTTTAATAGAAGAATCTTCTCAAAATCATTATCCATTCTCAAAAGGATTTTCTTCTGTTCATATTGGTGCAATGCATGCTTGTGGACATGATGGACATACTGCAATTGGTTTAACAACAGCACGTATATTAATGGATATTAAAGAACACATTCATGGTACAATTAAACTTATATTTCAACCTGCTGAAGAAGGTGTAAGAGGTGCTAAATGTATTGCTGAAAGTGGTTTTTTAGATGATGTTGATTATCTCTTAGCCGCTCATATCATGCCTTCAAGTTCTCATAAATATGATTTATATTTTGGTATGAATGAATCTTTTGCGACTACAAAATTAGATATTACTTATCATGGTATTTCAACCCATGCTGCTGAATCACCACAGTTTGGTAAAAATGCATTACTTTCAGCCGCTAACTGTATCATCAATTTACATTCTATTCCTCGTAATAGTAGTGGTGAAACACGTGTTAATGTTGGAACTGTTCATGCTGGAACAGGGCGAAATGTTGTACCTGAAACTGCAAAACTCGAAATAGAAGTGCGTGGAACATCAACTGAAGTTAATCGATATATGGAAATTTATTCTCGTGATATTATCAATGCATCTGCATTGATGCATGACACAGTTGTTGAAATC
Coding sequences within:
- a CDS encoding MarR family winged helix-turn-helix transcriptional regulator, whose protein sequence is MDYQNYAKQMIECVIGNEQVGNIIYNNISEIAKGEIGVLLYLIDENNGANAYEISQRFDVNTSRVAAVLNSLSKKGYIERTMDPLDKRKIQVYITDKGRKFGENRRNAIIIRMSYVLSELGEKDAKEYIRILQRISQIVKECQ
- a CDS encoding amidohydrolase, producing the protein MYQTIKELSQQYYLDTIETRRDLHKYAERGWLETRTACIIATKLEELGYQVFVGEDIMDKNARMGLPPETVLHLNYRRAQKEGANPQYLEKVKMGMTAVAGVLKNGEGPTIALRFDIDALGLIEESSQNHYPFSKGFSSVHIGAMHACGHDGHTAIGLTTARILMDIKEHIHGTIKLIFQPAEEGVRGAKCIAESGFLDDVDYLLAAHIMPSSSHKYDLYFGMNESFATTKLDITYHGISTHAAESPQFGKNALLSAANCIINLHSIPRNSSGETRVNVGTVHAGTGRNVVPETAKLEIEVRGTSTEVNRYMEIYSRDIINASALMHDTVVEIEEMGKAYALNCSEDFMKKIRSICEEFMPDLKLPKKNLSPLGGSDDFSYMMERVQAHGGQATYMKLLTPITSSPHNDSFDFNEKVLEKGPRIFASIVYALQSQEIAC